TAAAAGTCtaaaaggaaaaaaggaaagagagTATTAAATAGAGTTCATAAATCATTTCCCTATATCAAACTTGCTCGACGACGACAAATAATCAAGTGGTGACGCTGACAACCACAATTTGGCGATGAGCGAAAAATACACAGCTTAGTTTTTCTTACATGTAAGGGTCCTTTTTCCTTAATTTCCAATGACTAAGAGAGGCGTATCAAAATCCAATTAAATCTATAAATTAAAAAGTTTTTGCACACGCGTCAAAATCCAATTTGTGTGCGAGGAAGAACAGCCCTACATGTAAGGAACCAAGTATTTTCCGAGCTAAATTGAACTCAATGCAATCGAAACTGGAAGAGGCTAGTCTACTGTAAAACAAAGCATATATAATGCCCATCCATATCCCAAACTTCATTTAAATCATCATAAATTTTAAGACCACCATAAATTAAGGCTAAATATTCACGTCCAAGCACTCAACCTCTTAAAAATAGTACAAAAGATAAAACTCCTACTGGTTGAAATAAACTAGGTTAAATGATACAAACACCTACCATCATACATCTTCCCGGCGGCCAACTTCCCATCCATCCGTGTGTCGGTGGAAGAGACCTACCATCTAATATTCCATTCTGACAAGTGCCGTGGACGCGTCTGCTGATCCATACTGCATCCAGTCCTTGGCACATATGAGGGCTTCAACCGTCTCTGGTCGTAGGGAACTCCTGTACTGATCCATCTCCTTGACCGTGGTATCAAAGACAGAGTCAGAAGGAACTGTAGATACCGGAATTGACAAAATGTCTCGAGCCATCTTTGAGAGCGTCGGGTACTTCATCTTGTTCAGTTTCCACCAGCCTAACACATCAAAATCATTAACTCGGGGCAGCAGAGACTCATCCAAATACTGATCCAGCTCCGACTTCATCTGTTGGCTGGTAGTCTCCATGATGTACATGTCAAAGTCTGTGAGTCCGTTGTCTGTTAGGATAGCTCCACCTTGGGAGTCCTCTATCTTAATGTTGTTATTCCCTTCGTCTGCATAAGTTGGTGTGAGAGGCAAAGGCAGTGTCAAATATTCATGAAAGAGCTCATGAATTCCGTCATCAACAACCTTGATATGCATTGGAGCTTCTTCGCCATAAATTTTGTTGAAACTGAACTCAACAAGCTTCATCTTGAACCTGGGATCCATAACTACCGCTGTTGCCAAAGCCAGGCTACAATTCTTCCAGTATTTTTCAATTCTTTCTTGCATTGTCTTAGTTAGGCTGCTAGTGAAGGGATCCTCACTTGCGACCGTCTTAGTCAGATCAGTCTGAATCCTCCACACTTCATGGAAGAAAGTAACTGCAGTTGGGTTAGTCGTAGTGGTAAGGATATTGGCCGCATCGAAGATAAGTTTCAAATATGTGCAGATAGTCTCAACTTGCTTCCAGTCTTCCATTGACGGGGTTTGTTTGTAATCCGGATCAGATGTATCCAAGCATGTAAAAACTTCCTTTAACTCAGAACAGGCCACCAGCATTTGATATGTTGTGTTCCATTTAGTTTGGTCGTCAATTGATAGGCTCCTTTCACTTGGGACTTGGAGCTGACTCTTAAGCTCCAGAAACTTTTCTTCATGGGACTCTGATGTCTTCACATACTTTACACTATCCCGGACTTTTTTTACTACATCGCTTCCTGCTGCTAACACTTCTTTTGCAATGCTGTTCAAAGTACGGGCCATGCAATGCCCAACCAATAGTTGACCATTGAGGATAAGTGGGTTCTTGTTTGAAAGAAGAGGCCTTAAATTTTCAAGAGCAGTCTCACTCAGTGGCTGATCATAAGTGACTGAAAATAACTTGTTTTCCATACTCCAATCATGAAGGCAAACAGCAACAGCATGACTAAGCGCAGAATCAGAGTCCGGATATGGTTCCATGACTACATTGAGCAGCCGCCTGTGCAACTTCCAGTCAGCATCAATGAAGTGCCCAGTAATAAACACATAACCCACGGTTTGAGAGGAACTCCACACGTCCAAAGTAAGGCAGACACGTCCAGGTATGCCCTCAATAAACTTGGTGACACTTTGCTTTTCCGTTAGGTAAGTTGCAACACAATCTCCTTGGACGGTATTGAAGCTCACCATGTTGAACTGTGGGTTAAGATTCCGTGCAAAAGCTACAAACCCAGGATGCTCAACCATATGCAGGGGGTAGTCATGCATGATGATCATCCTTACAATCTCATGGCGACAACGGTCTGGATCAAATATAATTTGGGGTGTGTTAGCAGTCCGGTAACGCCTTTTTGGTGGATTGGAAGAGCTGCCACCCCTTGAAGCTGGGGTATATGGGGAAGACTGATTGTTGTTCTGGTTACGAAGAAGTGCTGGGCAGGTCCCCTTCGCGATGTGGCGTTTGAGGTGGCTGGTACCTGCTACTTTTGAACCCGTACTGTAAGCAAAACTTTGCTTACACTGCTTGCAGCACGCCCTCCTACATCCAGGACCCACGTTTTCTATGGTGAAATGCTCCCAGACAATTGACTTCTTTTTCCTGCGCTTGTTAGGCTGTGTTTCTGTATTTTCCACCTCATTGTTTTCATAGGGAGTTGCAGTCTTATCTTCAAATGGGGTCAGCATTAGCATCTTTTCTTCATCAGGTGTTTCCATCATGTCTTCATCAGGGGCGGCCCTCTTGTGATTAATAGGAGTGGTCAATGGCTCTTCAAAGTGGGCGGTCATCGGATCTTCAAATTGGGCAGCCATCGCCTCTTCATAGTGGGTAGACATGGGCTCTTCAACAGGGGAGGCCATCGCCTCTTCAACGGGGGCAGCCATCGCCTCTTCAATGGGGGCGGCCATCGCCTCTTCAATGGGGGCGGCCATCGCCTCTTCAGGGTGCACAGCCATCGCCTCTTCAGCAGGGGCGGCCATCACCTCTTCAGGGGGCGCAGATATCGGCTCTTCAACGGGCACGGATATCGACTCTTCGGCTGGGGCGGATATCGGCTCTTCGGCTGGGACGGATTTCGGCTCTTCGGCTGGGACGGATTTCGGCTCTTCAACGGGGGTGGACCACGGCTTTTCAACACGGGCGCCCATCAGCTCTTCAATGGGGGAGGCCATTTTGTCTTGAATAGGAGTGGCAATTGTCTCTTCAGTAGGGGTTGCCATGTTGTCTTTGGGAAGTAAAATCCTGCATTCAGCAAACAGCCACCACCTTTAAGAAAACGGAAAGTAAATGCTGAAACTAAGAGCAGAGTGATAATGGAACACATCGTTAAAGACTTCGCCACAGAATCTGAGCATGAACCAAAAATCATATAAATAAACAGAAGCAACATAACAACAGCTTCTTGCATTCAGAGAAACATGGAATGAATAAATGGAGGAACAAACCCGTATTTCAATGTTATGAGACTACTTCAGAACAGTAAACATACAATATAGCAAACTGTCAAGTACCacgaaagagagaaaaaaaaggatCCCATTCTTTCAATTGTATTTAGTTACAGAGCGGTCTAATTATGTCGTTGATGCATCCCTTCACCATTGTAATGGTAACGACCACAATCTGTCATAATATCATACGCATCCCATCAAACAGAACCAGCTAAATATTAAGTCAAGAAGTTTCTACGTTTTGTGCATGGCAGGAACCAATTTCATGGTCCAAACACCCTACTATCCCAACAAAGAAAAACACCAACTAGCTAATGCACcaattataaatttatttttggacCGGAAGGAGAAATTCGATTCTCATTAGGCAAAACTAAAATACGAAAGCTTGTAATACCAAAAACAcgaaaagcaaaaaaataatgAGCAATAATCCAAGATTTAATATCTAAGCATGCATGTTATGTAGATTTAATATCTACATAAAGCACCCCATCTCGCAAGGCCAAGCTTATTCAATCACAACAGtttgttgggattttttttacttttttctatttttatttcttgtgGGAATCGCATCAaacattttaaataaatatatccTAACATCTTAATATTCCTACAAAACTGGGCCCAACCATGGGCCGATACAAAAACATTGAACTTAAGTCAACCCAAACAGATTGACCTGCCCAGCTCTAATACAGTCCCTCGGATTAAAGTCCATCGGATTAAATATCCATCTTTCATCTTCCAACAAGAAGATGAGCTctcacctacaatggatcccaGATGGGTGAGGAATTATTAAAGTCCACCGGATTTTAAACTTGGAGAATAAAAATAAACCCAGAAACGGGCTAAAATTTAAAACCAGCActaaaatttcaaaaacaaacCCAGATATCTACAATATTCCGTCGTCTGATCGAGTTTTAGACTTTACGTTTTTAGAAACAGCAGCCCAGGTCGGAAAACCCCAGTAATCCAACATATTTAACAGATCGaactcaaaaattaaagaacgAAAAGAAAAGGTGTGGAATTTACTCAAACccacaaaattcacaaaaattaACTACAGCATAATCAGGCTACAGATTCAAATTCACAacgtaaaaacacaaattaaacaaaaaaatcagaATTCACGACGCAACAACCCGaattaaacacaaaatcaaGGTCTATTCAGAAACATAAGCTTAAGAAGGCGAAAATCTGAAACCTTTCGAAAGCGCAGCAAGAGAGGAAAAAGAATTGGGGGAAAAGTTGGGAAATCTACCAGAGGGGTTTAGGTGGAGGCGCCGAGAGGAGGCGATCGACAAGGCGGATTGAAGCTCGACGGGCCGAGCTTCGACTCTCCGGCAGTGGCGAGATCTAGGTTTTTccacagag
Above is a window of Malus sylvestris chromosome 15, drMalSylv7.2, whole genome shotgun sequence DNA encoding:
- the LOC126603894 gene encoding zinc finger BED domain-containing protein DAYSLEEPER-like — translated: MATPTEETIATPIQDKMASPIEELMGARVEKPWSTPVEEPKSVPAEEPKSVPAEEPISAPAEESISVPVEEPISAPPEEVMAAPAEEAMAVHPEEAMAAPIEEAMAAPIEEAMAAPVEEAMASPVEEPMSTHYEEAMAAQFEDPMTAHFEEPLTTPINHKRAAPDEDMMETPDEEKMLMLTPFEDKTATPYENNEVENTETQPNKRRKKKSIVWEHFTIENVGPGCRRACCKQCKQSFAYSTGSKVAGTSHLKRHIAKGTCPALLRNQNNNQSSPYTPASRGGSSSNPPKRRYRTANTPQIIFDPDRCRHEIVRMIIMHDYPLHMVEHPGFVAFARNLNPQFNMVSFNTVQGDCVATYLTEKQSVTKFIEGIPGRVCLTLDVWSSSQTVGYVFITGHFIDADWKLHRRLLNVVMEPYPDSDSALSHAVAVCLHDWSMENKLFSVTYDQPLSETALENLRPLLSNKNPLILNGQLLVGHCMARTLNSIAKEVLAAGSDVVKKVRDSVKYVKTSESHEEKFLELKSQLQVPSERSLSIDDQTKWNTTYQMLVACSELKEVFTCLDTSDPDYKQTPSMEDWKQVETICTYLKLIFDAANILTTTTNPTAVTFFHEVWRIQTDLTKTVASEDPFTSSLTKTMQERIEKYWKNCSLALATAVVMDPRFKMKLVEFSFNKIYGEEAPMHIKVVDDGIHELFHEYLTLPLPLTPTYADEGNNNIKIEDSQGGAILTDNGLTDFDMYIMETTSQQMKSELDQYLDESLLPRVNDFDVLGWWKLNKMKYPTLSKMARDILSIPVSTVPSDSVFDTTVKEMDQYRSSLRPETVEALICAKDWMQYGSADASTALVRMEY